A region from the Fusarium musae strain F31 chromosome 1, whole genome shotgun sequence genome encodes:
- a CDS encoding hypothetical protein (EggNog:ENOG41), whose amino-acid sequence MFLHQMRQLGFDDTILAPSSSESTRLHRAFLRYDIYCSVFAPNEFGPLENPYQFSGVEQFDLFLRRLRPWEVEEMACVQVYFALLTGDCISQLEEQLIDAVQSTPGIVWPSSPDSKPGEGTDENGEKQILSKGDDMREFKNLDITNLMLFSKDGIYSSPDSITHMTSLGLEFMYLLCKSEDRRSDLIRSNPPDYREFLPEALSHSPACTPEDQNQVISIEKTDSLDDPSRENLGYVLFGNSHNMRTVY is encoded by the coding sequence atgttCTTACATCAGATGCGTCAACTTGGGTTTGACGATACGATTCTGgcgccttcatcttctgagtCTACTCGACTTCACAGAGCGTTTCTGAGATATGACATCTACTGCAGCGTATTTGCGCCAAATGAGTTTGGACCATTGGAGAACCCTTATCAATTTTCCGGCGTTGAACAATTCGATCTATTCTTGAGGCGACTGAGGCCATGGGAGGTTGAGGAAATGGCCTGTGTCCAGGTGTATTTTGCCCTTCTCACAGGGGACTGTATTAGTCAACTTGAGGAGCAGCTCATTGATGCTGTCCAGAGCACCCCTGGGATTGTATGGCCATCGTCTCCAGACTCAAAACCCGGGGAAGGGACCGACGAAAACGGAGAGAAACAGATACTGAGCAAGGGAGATGACATGAGGGAATTCAAGAATTTGGATATAACCAATCTGATGTTATTCTCCAAAGACGGCATATACAGTTCCCCGGATAGTATCACCCACATGACCTCTCTGGGCCTTGAGTTTATGTATCTGCTCTGTAAATCAGAGGACCGGAGATCTGACTTGATTCGTTCGAACCCTCCGGACTACCGCGAGTTCCTGCCGGAAGCCCTCAGTCATTCGCCGGCATGCACACCAGAGGATCAAAATCAAGTCATCTCTATCGAGAAAACAGATTCACTGGATGATCCATCGCGCGAGAACCTCGGTTATGTCTTATTTGGAAATAGTCACAACATGAGAACGGTATActaa
- a CDS encoding hypothetical protein (EggNog:ENOG41): MPSYLVTGASRGLGFGFVQVLASNPDNTVIGLVRNKAATEEKIAQELGSPKNVHVLEADITGYNALKDAVEAVSEIAEGSLDYVIANAGLIALWSQWDAVDVLAKNPERLVKDLQDSFEVNVIGNFHLFNLFTPLVLKGQGKKVIAISSGMSDIDFIRQFDIEPAPAYAISKAGTSVLTAKFAARYAKEGVLFMSICPGSVDSGFEGELTEEQKQKVAKLGSKFVNYAPNFTGPSTPVDSTKAVLKVMNEASLEKGSSGALVSKFGNKQWM; encoded by the exons atgcCTTCTTATCTAGTAACAGGAGCATCGCGCGGTCTTGGC TTTGGCTTTGTCCAAGTACTCGCCAGCAACCCCGACAACACCGTTATCGGGCTAGTCCGCAACAAAGCGGCCACTGAGGAAAAGATTGCTCAAGAACTCGGTTCTCCAAAGAACGTCCATGTTCTTGAGGCTGACATTACTGGCTACAATGCACTAAAG GATGCTGTCGAGGCTGTCTCGGAAATTGCTGAAGGCTCTCTTGACTACGTCATTGCAAATGCAGGCCTCATCGCATTGTGGTCTCAATGGGATGCGGTTGATGTGCT AGCCAAAAACCCGGAACGTCTTGTCAAGGATCTCCAAGACTCATTTGAGGTCAACGTGATTGGAaacttccatctcttcaatctcttcaCACCACTCGTTCTCAAAGGGCagggcaagaaggtcatTGCCATTTCGTCCGGCATGTCCGACATCGATTTCATCCGTCAATTTGACATCGAGCCAGCTCCTGCATACGCCATCAGCAAAGCAGGCACGAGCGTTCTCACCGCCAAGTTCGCCGCCCGCTACGCCAAAGAAGGAGTTCTATTCATGAGTATCTGTCCTGGAAGCGTCGATAGCGGTTTTGAAGGAGAGT TGACCGAAGAACAGAAACAAAAGGTGGCCAAGCTCGGAAGTAAATTTGTCAATTATGCTCCGAACTTCACGGGTCCGAGCACACCAGTAGACTCGACCAAAGCTGTCTTGAAAGTCATGAATGAAGCCTCTTTGGAGAAAGGCAGCAGTGGGGCCCTTGTCTCGAAGTTCGGTAATAAGCAGTGGATGTAG
- a CDS encoding hypothetical protein (EggNog:ENOG41), which translates to MGTPSLGADALIDQAESFKTFLGLSQPDPGDKFFLVMGLTGAGKSTFVSNCTGHAVTIGHGLYLLH; encoded by the exons ATGGGTACTCCCAGCCTCGGTGCTGACGCACTCATTGATCAAGCTGAATCCTTTAAGACATTTCTTGGTCTCAGCCAGCCCGACCCAGGAGACAAGTTCTTCCTTGTTATGGGTCTGACAGGAGCTGGCAAGAGTACATTCGTCTCAAACTGTACAGGCCATGCTGTGACTATAGGCCATGGGCTTTACTTAT TACACTAA
- a CDS encoding hypothetical protein (EggNog:ENOG41), producing the protein MNTRAHEITILGATGWTATICAEHIAKTFPTNTRWCIAGRSALKLEALRQDLRAINPDRLEPTIYIIPQLNAKRLEPIVRETKVLINGIGPYHRHGTPVVDACARNGTHYVDFSTETAWIAEMIQNFHETAKSSGAIIIPAISGSSAPSDLVAWLIARHVREQNLPSTSEIVCSGKLSMLGMQGGSLHTVLDVAETYGISGWLTSDTSVLLPNPKHVVKKNKEPMGHRYDRYLGHLATSFVAWGNESVIQRSAALNPKIYGQDFVYKEYSPATGLISALLMHIVTKLGIFLLAVPWFRSFIRGKSFNRGSGPDRDESRKIESAEWKAVGYVTGEKGPVALAKFSYKGALVDMAAILAVEAAATINQMNKTEATSAGLLTPSTLGIAFVDRLREAGFDLMVEGSVSH; encoded by the coding sequence ATGAACACACGAGCTCACGAGATTACCATTTTGGGTGCCACAGGGTGGACCGCCACAATCTGCGCAGAGCATATTGCCAAGACCTTCCCAACAAATACGAGGTGGTGCATTGCAGGTCGTTCAGCCTTAAAGCTTGAAGCTCTGCGCCAAGACCTACGAGCCATCAATCCCGATCGATTGGAGCCGACGATTTACATCATCCCTCAACTCAACGCCAAACGGCTCGAACCCATTGTAAGAGAAACAAAGGTTCTGATCAACGGCATCGGTCCATATCACCGCCATGGAACTCCAGTCGTTGACGCATGTGCTCGTAACGGTACCCATTACGTCGACTTTAGTACCGAGACTGCATGGATTGCCGAAATGATACAGAATTTTCACGAGACGGCCAAAAGTTCAGGCGCTATCATTATCCCGGCTATCTCGGGATCGAGTGCTCCATCTGATCTTGTGGCGTGGTTGATTGCTCGACATGTACGAGAGCAAAACCTACCATCAACATCTGAAATCGTATGCTCTGGAAAGCTCAGCATGCTTGGGATGCAAGGTGGCTCCCTACATACTGTTCTTGACGTCGCCGAGACCTATGGGATCAGTGGGTGGCTGACTTCTGACACCTCGGTCTTGCTGCCAAACCCCAAGCATGTGGTCAAGAAAAACAAGGAGCCGATGGGCCATCGTTACGACCGATATCTTGGGCATCTAGCAACATCCTTCGTTGCGTGGGGTAATGAGTCGGTCATCCAACGATCAGCAGCCTTGAATCCGAAGATCTACGGACAAGATTTCGTTTACAAAGAATACAGCCCAGCCACTGGCCTCATATCTGCACTACTCATGCACATCGTCACAAAACTGGGCATTTTCTTGCTCGCGGTGCCTTGGTTCAGATCCTTCATCCGTGGCAAGTCCTTCAATCGAGGATCTGGACCCGATAGAGACGAAAGCCGCAAGATCGAGAGTGCGGAATGGAAAGCAGTTGGGTATGTGACTGGTGAGAAAGGCCCAGTGGCGTTGGCAAAGTTCAGCTACAAGGGAGCGCTGGTTGACATGGCGGCAATTTTAGCCGTAGAAGCTGCAGCGACTATCAATCAGATGAACAAGACTGAGGCTACTAGTGCTGGGCTATTGACGCCATCAACATTGGGTATCGCATTTGTGGACCGACTTCGGGAGGCAGGCTTTGATCTCATGGTTGAGGGCAGTGTGAGCCACTGA
- a CDS encoding hypothetical protein (EggNog:ENOG41), with protein MILQDVQESCAALQKEIARLANSPQQQQIVARQAKSHQNALSKAEKEAEKIRRDRQKVQAYTKEIIGGVMNGIAASAVAGVMGGLMCIVM; from the exons ATGATCTTACAAGACGTGCAAGAGTCTTGTGCTGCCCTTCAGAAGGAGATAGCTCGCCTGGCAAATAGtccgcaacagcaacaaattGTTGCAAGACAGGCAAAAAGTCACCAGAATGCTCTATCAAAGGCTGAAAAGGAGGCTGAAAAGATTCGCAGAGACCGTCAGAAAGTTCAAGCGTACACGAAGGAGATTATTGGCGGTGTTATGAATGGAATCGCTGCAAGTGCAGTTGCTGGCG TTATGGGTGGCCTTATGTGTATTGTGATGTAG
- a CDS encoding hypothetical protein (EggNog:ENOG41), producing MFVDKPVTLLWKSHSYIAGTSIVDVYPYEVTSDFTVYLIDTPGFDDTGRSDTEVLSEIAAWLTDSYKHKIRLHGIIYLHRISDVRMQGSAKKNLVTFKELCGEDALKKVVLASTMWDIVPADKATKREQELKDTPEFWGWMLSKGSSIHRYNNTAESAREIILSLAGHNAPIATDLQKQMVDEGKSLDETSAGQGLKSELLKERQKLTKERQDLQALIKEAQKEHDVDTEEALQEENLENLVAKRDLRVAEMTKEIREVQTEYETNFRLMTLEEIKLNKEKVALEKRQKQRQGKSGSKAAASAQEADPPLPGQRPEAGEGDIPAPKIGVSVSISKSFYILQSPLCWSW from the exons ATGTTTGTTGACAAACCTGTTACTCTCCTATGGAAATCACACTCATACATAGCAGGTACATCGATCGTTGACGTGTACCCGTACGAGGTAACATCCGACTTTACGGTATATCTCATCGACACGCCCGGCTTCGACGATACTGGAAGAAGTGACACTGAAGTCCTTAGTGAGATTGCTGCTTGGCTCACAGACTCTTACAAGCACAAAATTCGTCTTCATGGCATAATTTATCTCCACCGAATATCCGATGTTCGTATGCAAGGCTCAGCTAAAAAGAACTTGGTCACATTTAAAGAGCTGTGTGGTGAAGATGCGCTGAAGAAGGTGGTTTTGGCGAGCACTATGTGGGATATAGTCCCTGCAGACAAAGCTACAAAAAGAGAGCAAGAGCTCAAAGACACGCCGGAATTTTGGGGATGGATGCTTTCAAAGGGCAGTTCAATTCACCGATACAACAACACAGCAGAATCTGCTAGAGAAATTATCCTCTCGCTAGCCGGCCACAACGCGCCAATAGCCACCGATCTTCAGAAGCAGATGGTCGACGAAGGGAAGAGTCTGGACGAGACCTCGGCTGGCCAAGGACTCAAGAGTGAACTCCTCAAAGAGCGACAGAAATTAACCAAGGAACGCCAGGACCTTCAAGCACTAATTAAAGAGGCACAGAAAGAACACGACGTCGACACGGAGGAGGCTCTACAAGAAGAGA ATTTGGAGAATCTCGTCGCCAAGCGAGATTTGCGCGTTGCAGAAATGACCAAGGAGATAAGGGAAGTCCAGACTGAGTACGAGACCAACTTCAGGTTGATGACATTGGAAGAGATCAAACTGAACAAGGAGAAAGTGGCGTTAGAGAAACGACAAAAGCAACGACAAGGGAAGTCGGGCTCAAAGGCAGCAGCCAGCGCTCAAGAGGCTGACCCACCACTACCTGGACAACGTCCAGAAGCGGGAGAAGGAGATATTCCTGCCCCTAAGATTGGAGTGTCGGTATCTATTAGCAAGTCCTTCTACATCTTGCAGAGCCCTCTTTGCTGGAGTTGGTAA